Below is a genomic region from Pleuronectes platessa chromosome 5, fPlePla1.1, whole genome shotgun sequence.
CATGGCAAAACAAATACAGCGGAGCGGTATTGAGAGCATTACTCGCTAACAGACTCAATCTGCAAGCTGTTGAGTGTCTACTTCATCGTTTCCAAACTTCTTTGTTTCTGCCAGTCCAGACTATACTGTAGTCACTGagttttccaaaataaaacagggacTACAGCGTACCCAAACTTCTGTATTTTTAAGGGCTCTGAATTCCATAGCAGAAGTgccgtgtttgtgtgaatgtagcTTGATTCATACACCTTCACTGGATGAGGAGTGGTTTCATACCTGAACTGTCAGGGTACtcttgatggaaaaaacatCTATGTAGTGACAGTGTTAACTTGTAGGACAGGAGACAGATAGGCACTATGGTCACTAAGCTTTCCTCAGGCACCGGCAGCTGCTGTAATATCACATCCAGCCAGCCTTCATGACCTGACCTCATTTACACAAGGAGGGGGAAAAGTGACTGACAAAATGCCAGGTGTGGACTTTATTGTCAAAGACTTTTACTGAGTGAACCAGTAAACTAATGACATTTACAGCCTAGATCCATGTAGCCAAAATGTCATTTGGATGCGACTTCATCGATGGAGGTACTTCTCAATTTGGCCCAAAAGTTTAGAATTAATGATTTGCAAAATGACCACTTTGGTCAAAGTGCTCACTTGTCCTTTACTGGGAGGATAGAAGTCCTATTCGTGACGAGAGTTCTTCATTGGATGCGAAGTAGAGCAGGAGGATGAGAGACGAGGGCTTGCAGGGCTGGAACATCTCACGGCAGTGTGACAACATTGTTTGAGACGATGAACTTACAGCGGCACATACGGCCGCTTAAGCCTTCATCAGGGCACTGACCACAGCCCGGGCATTGAGGCTGCGCAGGTCGCTGTAGGTCTGCCCCGTGCCCACAAACACAATGGGCTGGCCCGTGATGTACGTCATGGAGATGGCGGCACCCACCTGTAAAGGATGCAGTGGTGTCAGCTTTATGCTAATCTGTCATATCTCAGGAAACGGCCTCAAACACTGGATAACGCGATTGTACCTTGTCATCAATGGTGTCAAACTTTGTGAGAACAATTCCATCAATGAGCCGAGGCCTGTCAGACATGGAGTGGTCGGCCAGAGCCTGGTTGAACTTCACCTGAGGACACAAGTAAGAGAGGTGACTCAGCAGGGGCTTAATTTGTACAGTGCTGACTTTCACATATAGGTGAgcaggagtaaaaaaaaaatctgtacaaGCAAGAGTGCATAGGTCATTGGAGCGACACTGACCCCTGCTGGAGAGTTTCCTTCACAGAAAACCTTTTTAAATCATACAGCATTTTCTCATTTAATACGGTTAACCCATTAAGATGTCAAATAAAATGCACTCTTAAAAACAAAGCACCGTTTAAAAACCACCACCTTCAAACTGAGAGTTTTCTGAAGAGTTGAGAGAATATCCAGCGTTTACAAAAACTTTAATTTCTTAGCCTTTGAATCAGACGAGcagcaaacattttttttgaaaGCTCTAAAATTTGGCTTTCATCGTAAATCCGCCTCATCCCTGAACATTGAGGTCAGTGGTTCAGCAAGAACATCGTCTGGGTCTAACTCTTAATTgtcattttcattgttttttgaaAACCTGCTGTTGGGATGAATGAGAGCTTGAGGCGGTTGGTTTTACACTTCTAGGCTCTGTAACGTCTGCCTGATGGTGAACGATCAAATTCGGGGAACAGTGTGTGTGACGGGCCATTGAGGATCCTGTGTGCCTGTCTGACCTCAGAACCTGCGCAGATGGTCTGAAGGGAAGGATAATCCGTTTTACCCATCACCTTCATAACCGTTTTAAACCACGCTCTCgatattttattttagctgcACTGTGAGAGTGCTGAACCAGGCAGCCATTCCATATCTAATTATGCTTTTCAAGCAGCGTAAAATATCCACATGACGTTGGTGCTCAAACCGAACAGTCAAGTCTGTGTAGGAAGGGCAGCCTTTGAGCTAGCTTCCCACACAGAAAGTCTACATGGGCATTCCGTTTCAGATTACAGTCCAGCTGTGTACCCAAATATTTCAAAGTGCTCACCTGCTCAAAAACTTTGTCACAGATTATCACCTCTCTGTGGTCCAATATCATCTCCTTcgttttattgatgttacaaaTTAGATTGGGACTATCACCCCAGTCTTTAAAGGTGTCAATCTCATAAGTATATTGTGGGACACTCATCCCAGTGCAACAAGTTTAAAATCACTGTATCATCAGGAAATttgatgatttaattatttggcCGGCAGCTCCTGCATTCGTTGGCGTGCAGTGTGTAGAGGAAAGGACACCACGTAGCCTTGTGGTTCACATGTGCTACAGTATTTGACCCTGGAAAGTGAGCTATTTATCTTCAGCTACTGGGACCTGTTGTTTAGTAAAGATGCAAACCATTTTAGGATACAAGGGTATAAATGCATGTCGATTAACATCTGGAATAGGAGGTAAGGTTGGATAGTGttaaaagatgaaatgaagTCTACAAATAGGACCCGAGCTTAAGTCTTGGGGCTCTCTAGATGCGTCACACTTGCGACTGCATTCTCTGTACTCCGCCTCTGTCTGTAggcaaatgggggggggggggtccaaacTGGAAACACCATCCACCTGAGGATGGTAGGCAGGGCCTCAGGACCTGTAGATTTCTGAATACAGACTCTGCTGAAGACACACCGTACCTGCTGTGGTTCAATTATCAGACTTTGGGATGCATTACAGGCGGTTATAGTGTCTAAGGCCTCAGCCCCTTTCTGGGGGAGGTCCTGAGCTTTAAACCTGAGGGAAAAGTTGTTGAGTTCATTAGTTCTGCCTTGATCGTCGATAGTTGAGAGCTGTATCCGATTGGATTTCATATGTGTGATGCTTTTCATTGAGTCCAACAGTCTTTTAGTGTCCATGGAGCTAAATCTATGTTCGACAGCCGCCcgatgtttttctctttttctctgtaatCTGCTACTGTCGCTTCGGTCGTTAGACTTTTGTATGAAATGCtactttaaaatcttttttgcaagacatttcctggaaaACTTTTATTAAAGTTACTCAGTGAGAACATTTCTCCACAGTGTCACTTTCCTGTTATTACGTGATGTATCCCAACATAATGAAAAAGACTGAATTTGTCAGTGATCGTCTTACCAGCTGGTCGACCGCCTCGTTGCCCACCAGAGCCTCCCCAACAAACAGCACCAGGTCAGGCATGTTGACTGCGATGAGTTTGGCCAGGGCTGTCATTAGGGGGGCGTTGTCCTGCATACGCCCAGCAGTGTCCACCAGCACAACGTCAAAGACCTGGTTGCGAGCTGGAGTGGAAGAATGCAGAAGGTATACATGTAAGTTTATCATATAGATAATATTCATCATTAATGAAAATGGATTATAACtaacaaaacagaaaactcaTCACAGCAGCGTTATGGGTTAAATGAACCAGTTCCAATTCTCTGGATCTCTGAGGTACACATGTGGAATCAACAAGAAAACATTCTTCTTCAAATAATCAGTTGGctagaaagaaaatgttttaccATAGGCAATGGCTTCCATGGCAATTCCAGCCGCATCCTTGCCGTAGCCCTTCTCATAGAGCTGAACTACGGGCCTTCCCCCATGCTGCTCCTGTGGATGCAGAGAGTTCAGGCGCCTCTCATGAGTGCGGAGCTGCTCCACTGCACCGGCACGAAAAGTGTCACAGGCTGCGATCAGCACTGTGAAACCGTTCTCGATCAGCCAGAAGGAGATCTGGACCAAGACAGACATGTTTAGTTCATATCaactctgacattttaaaagttCCACTCCAAGGTAAGATATCAACAAGTAGTGCTGAGCAAATACTCagtataatttataattattgtaTATTCAAAAAAATTCCTCTGAATCCTGTTTAGCTGAAATTGGTTCATGCCTGCACACTGGGACACCTGAATATAAATCGAGTCATCTacaccagtgattttcaaccagtgtgccgcggcacactagtgtgccgtgagagatcgtcaggtgtgccgtgggaaattatctaatatctagtgtttcaccgaagtatcggccgaacatcggtagcggcagatatttgcctcgtttaccgacatctgcacatcggtaataaacttgactttcaccgatatcgttggtatttgtggttaaaccgctgggcaggtgccgcggctgggggagcagtcgccctcctctccacgccgccggagactcggcgtgcggcacgcctcgacgtttttttggggtcgggggggggggggggggggggggggggtcctattccgctgtgcctcacggcgtcagtggtgcggggtgcgttctttctcttggaccgtggggcggtgtccgtcgccggtgcggaaggcgggccgttggaggggaccgggtacggcggtcggcggcagcgactctggacgcgtgtctggcccttctcgcggatcacttcagctacggcgcccgctgggggaaccctccgttcgcgcgggggggccccttccggcggtgctcctcggctggcgcctagcagccagaactggtgcggaccaggggaatccgactgtttaattaaaacaaagcatcgcgaaggcccacggtgggtgttgacgcgatgtgatttctgcccagtgctctgaatgtcaaagtgaagaaattcaatgaagcgcgggtaaacggcgaaacaccctcaaaacaggtcaatcggttttagacagggttaaaaggtcctgttttaaatgatccttgtggtattttgaccaaaatatgttagagagatttcaataagaccccaaggaaccatatcaaatgtgataaaatgggtataatatgtctccgttaaataaagtttagttaaatcaaagatgtttcataaatctgattcaatttgtgctcattaaaaggtaagagtaagaaagggctgaaataatttaaaatagtgctttttaatacatttagaaattatattactaactatatgtattatatgtactgtgttagtccatagagtgtcattttggttggtggtgtgccccaggattttgtaaatgtaaaaaatgtgccgcggctcaaaaaaggttgaaattcactgatCTACACAATATGTAAAACATAGATAATATTTAGTGGTTATTAaagggtttgttttggtaacaAAAACATCAAATCATAAACAGAGATTTTATTATTCATATCTTAAATAATATCATAAAATGTTCTTAAtgctaaaataataatttccacTAACCCAACTAACTAAACCATCAGCAAGGTAAGCATATAACAGTTCAGTATATATCTTACATGCAGGCAGGGTATGAGGCAGAATGtcaaattgttttcaatattgtacctcagtgtttttaatttttaactAGTTTCTTCGACTTCAGGATGAGAACTCAGTCTTTGAACTTGAAGAAAATTCAAATAATTTGAAATGCATAGAAATAATTAGCTGTATCAACTGATTGAACATTTTTATTGTGATAGGATTGTGTTCATGTTGCCCAATCGTGTTTAACGGTGAAACAAGATTAGAATATTTATTTCACTTCACTCTAAAACGTTGCCCTCAGTGCAGACATTTTAACACAGGAACCCGAGAGTGAATTCTATCTCAGAGTTATAACTGACCACAATCTCATAAAACAAGGCCGAACTCATTGAGTATGGCCCGAAGCTAGAAGTGACTTCCTGTGTggataaacatttacaaaccaCAAGAACTATACTGGAACTCGCAGGTAAGGGGTTGGATTTTGGAAACATTTCACCCCCTCTCAGCACCTCACCTTGGCCAGGTTGGTGGACTTTCCGACCCCATTGACGCCACAAAATGTGATGACAAAGGGCCTTCGCTGGCTCTGCGCATCCATGACATCTCTCAGAATATCCACCCTTCGCTTGGGCTGCAGGATCTGCACCAGCGAGTCCTGTAGGGCCTGCTTTACTGTAGAGGCCAcagctacaaacacacaaaggtttCATGAACATGACATTGACTTCAATGGTCTCCAGTCTTCAGATCTGAATCAAGAAGCACACCTGATGTGGTGCAACAGGAGATTGGCAGCATGAATGTGCAGCTGTAAGATCTGCAGATctaaaaataagttttaaacATATTGTGGAATCAATGTCACAAAGAACTGAGGCTGATGGAGGCCAAACgcaatatatgtgtatatgtatatatatatatacacaatgttCCTAATAAAGAGCTTACCGAGTGtaaattataaaatctgtatctGGTctttgaaatatataaaatatacgcATGTGGGATGTTTCAGAGTTATTATATCCAGATGCTGAAAATTCCACCTTGTGAATCACATCCTGTGTATAAGAtaccaagggggggggggaaatcataTTTTTATCAACTTACTGTGGTAATCATACGAAAACACATTGGGGAAAATTCATTATGATAATGACATTACTGTTCTTAGTGTGTAAACTGAGTTCTCACAGGCAGACAAGTGAAGGCAGAGAAGATCGCTGCATTGTATAATCCCGGCAtcgaaagaaaaaataaataaagaagggGTAAAAGATCTTTGTTCTTTAATTAAAGTAGTGAAGTGTCTGTTGCttgtttgtcctgtgttaatgctctggagcCAATTCAGGATTTTTCCTGGTCATTAGTgggtcctcctcaaacagttgtACAATacagtttacatttttatagtGTGATGTacgttgtgtgcagagttttttataaacagtctatgatgcagagtgaagttagaaaactgttCATCCTACCTAGTTTATCTGtagtgaagattttatagtctATTTTTTTAGCCAAGGGAaactgaattttctttattactgtttacatgtgtggtATATTTACTGATCATTACGTGTCTTATATTTCAGAGGTCCGTTAAGCAGccaacacaatcttcagatcAGAGTTCAGAACTTTTCAGCTCAATATAAAGCATTGCCGTTATGAAACAAATGATGTGGTTTAACTTTATAGACAactatggtgaaataaaaaatataaaattataaaaattatcTGGCGGCTGTTTTTGCCGTCAACTTCTGTAATTTATCCGAGGACACAGAAGAAGACTGTTTCAACTCGGTCAAGCCACTCTTCACATGTTAATCAAAATCAGAATCACACCACATTTGACACGACAAGCCGACGAGATGAACGGTTCTCGAGATATGagagccacatacagacagacatttgcGGGATTAGTAGATAGATGAGGATAAATGGTAAAGTTACTTACTGGTGAATGTGCCCATGACTTTCCCCTCCAGTTTTTTGGCTACAGAGTCACAGAGCTTGGAGGCAATGTCGGCTGCTACATTCTTTGCTACAGGATgataaaaaagaagaatgaaTAGCAGAGAATTCACTCTCACATCTAGCTGAATGAAGACGGTGGGAGAGGGAGATGTGATATCATACTGATGAGGTgctccttcatcttctccagCACTGGCTCCATGTCATCACTGCTCAGGCTCTTGGAGCCCACCAGGCCCTTCAGCATCCCAAACATGCCCCCAAAGCTGCCACCCTTTTTGGAGctgaggagaacatgcaaagttTGGTACGTGGTCAGAGTACAGCTGATATTGGAGACAATTTTAAGGTATAATGTTAAAATATTCTGAACACTTTCTTACCTTGTCTTGCTTGTTCCACTGACAAccactctctcatcctcttcctcaatCTCCCCTTCGTCACTGGACTCGTAGTCCACAGGCGGCAGCTCTCCCTCCATGGAGCTCACCTGCATTCCCTGAAACACATCCAGCACATTGAGAACTTCAATTGAGTCGTTATTAATGTAACTATCACAGATGACTCTTTAGCTAGAAACATCTTAGGGAGCGGAGAGGAGGTGGTGTACATACTGGGTCCATTTTGGTTTCCAGACTCTGGTCGTCACCGTTAGTGGAGCCCTCTCCTTTACTCTTGCTGTAGTCGAGCTCCTTGGTGCTGTTGCCTCCCATGTCCCAAACACGCATTCGTTTCTCTCTTGGTTTCTGGGGCTTTGGAGACTTAGTGCTACTGCTACAAGAGAGAATGATAGAATtaagcattttttaaataagcaaTCTGACATTTACACCAGCAGACTTACAAACCTCGTAGCAATTCTAAAAACACATGTGATCATTTAAATATACGTTTCTAGTACTTCTGTTGGGTATTGAAAAACATAACTTCTAAAACTATGGTTCTAAATCTAATAGGAACAAacgacacaatcacatcataaTATGCATTCCTTGTAAAATCATCGGTTTCTGCCCTTAGCACTTTTTAACATCAGGCAATTTCTGTTGAGGATCCACTTGGGGATCTAAACCTTGCAGATGACTCAAATGGAATTTAACAGTGATACTTGAAAGTGGGactatgctgctgctgctggcgagATGCACTTACTGCATTTCTACCtttggcatttaaaaaaaacattaataactCTCTTTTCTCTTACATGGGTTTTTCAGCAGTTCCCACAATGCGTTTGCGAAAGaattcctctctcttcttctgcatGTCCTCCTCAGGAGTCAAGCCCTGGTTCCCATTCTCAACCGTCTTCTGCCCAGAGGATGTGACCTTGCCCTTGTCACCTTTGGCAGaatcagctgcaggagctgctgaggtTGAGAACATCACATCAAGTCAGCATTGAGACTGAAATGATGTTACGCTTCGAAGAACCACCTCAAAGTGCACATACCCTCCTTTTTggtatttttattcttcttgcCACCCTGTTCCTTGCTTTTGTCCACACCCTTCGTCTCAATCATGGACTTCACAGTTTTTTGGGATTTCTCGGACTCCTTGAAGGACCGCATGGCGACGTGGCTCCGAGCTTTGCTACTCTCTTCCGCCTCTCTTGTGGTAAACATTTGATTTGAGCCAGCATGAACAGGACAATACAGGTTAAGGTCAGTGAAGAAAGGTTTAAGTATGGTCAACGTCCTAATTATCTTAAtgtacttaaagggatagttcaacgaaaaatgtaaaattctcctcattatctactcaccactgcgATGggagggtgggtgaagtgtttgagtccataaaacacttctggagtctcagcaGTAGACCGTtacagcagaatccaatacaacttAAGTCAATGGTGTcctcttcagacgtaataaaacaacagataaaacacaatatgcctccatactgctcgtgtggtgtcatccaagtgtcatcAAACCCCGGCATTCATTTTCAACTTGAAACGAGTTCATTAACACCATGGTTTAAGCCTTGGAAGAGGAcacaccattgacttcaattgcaTGGCAtttctgtttacccctgagactccagaagtgttttgtggactcaaagacttcaccctcccctccatcggcgtagtggtgagtagatgatgagacAGTTTCAGTTTACTCAACTAGTGATGTCTGGTTCAATCAAAAGTAAAGCATGCAGTGTGATCCTGTCTGTTTTTACCTTAGAAGCATCGTGAAGTCGTCTTCGAACTCAAAGTTATTGTTAAGGAGCTTCAGTGCACCCTTCTGCTCCAGCTCATTCTTATAACGATCTCTAAAATGAAGCTGAACATCATCTATGAACTTGTCCACATACGTCAGCGTCAGGATCTTTTGAAAACCCACCTAGAGTAATGATcattaacaaaaacaaatgataaacaaaaacaacataagtAATGAACAGTTTCATCCATTTTAAAATATGGTTTTCACATGTTAGAAATCATCAGACCTTTGGGCTGTGCTGTCTTCAATCTTCAATGTCAATGTTGTCTTTTTGATAAGGTGTCTGTGCGACATTATTATTTGGATTGAACATATTATTTAACAGTTTAACGTGATTAAATCACTTTAGCTTATGTACTTATTGAGCGTTTTAACAGTACtgcttatttattaatttgaacgATGCCTAGGTTTTGACCTTCCCCTTTGCAGGTGCCACATAGCTGATGTCCCTGTTGTGGGATTAGGATTATGTTGTGTATTGTGTCGTGATAAAACATGTTCACATCGTTTCATCTTTATTTGAGACACATACCATTTCGGTTGTATATATTTCTCATGTGCCCAAACTGTAATGATCTAACAGGGAATTATATGTTATTGAGTCTGTAGGTGAGAGACTTACCACAAATATGAGCTCAAACTCATTGTCGAGCTTGTATTTAAGACTCAGGGCCTCGTGAGAGTAGGAATTATTCCCACTTCGCTCctgtcacaacacacacatcgtTGACAGGTCAggtggacacacacaacacacacaagacacaacacacacgatTCTGTTTCTACATCAATACATTGTGACTTCAGGTTGATTCACTCTATAGAAGTTGCTACTTTAGTCCACTGTCGTTGCGCAGTTAGCTTACAGCTGCTACCTGTTAGCTGTAGCTGCTAACTGAGAGTTAGCCAAACAGCAGGCAGCGGTGGTTGTGTCTAACCCACCTGGAGGATGACGGAGCGGATCAACGCGTTGACGGGCCCCGCGAAGGACTCACTGACCCCGGCTCCCTGGAAACACCACAGCACTATCCCCCCTTTGCTGAAGATGGTGAAGAAGTCCAGCATCTTGCCCCCACGTATCTGGATTAAAAGCGCACACAGGGGTTGTAAGGGTGAGAAAGAGTGAATGGGAAGCACCGAGGATCGTGACTGGTCCGGTAACTGTGTGCAGCACCGGTGACACCTGATCACACGGTTCACACTTACCAGGTAATTCTTAAAAGATGATAAAATCCACCACCAGTGCAACGCTGTTTTAGACACGTCAGACGCAGAGCCAGGAAGTGACGCACACTTCCGGGGATAGTTTTTCTCAGGTTTGCGCTTGCGCCGTTTGATTCTAAtaccttattttatttttttgcaagtCTTTCCTGATTTTAAAGCTTTACTTTTTTTGTCGGtcctttattttgttataaCAGATTCAAACGCttttttatgaatatttttgTCAGTcgtttatttagttattaaagATTCCTGAAGCTtttcttaaattaaattattgtctttcttttattttgttaaaataGATCCTCAagctttataaaatgttttcggtctttttattttttccattgtACTATGAGAATAAAGTGAGAGTATTGAGAAACTCAAACTTTCAGCTGAATTAAAATGAGATAAGATTTAACATTACATAACATAAAATCATATAGAAGAGTTTTCCTAATGCATATATAATGCATAGATTAAACTAACTGATAAAACTCTGGTGTATAATCCACACTTTTTAATACAGTTTTCTCTTTGTagagaatatttaaaaaaaaggaacaagaTCAGAAAAGTCCTTAAAGAAATGAATTGcctatgttgttttttaaagggcTTACTGGCATCAGGTGagaaaattaaaatgcattatTGTGACATCACACAATGAATAAATGTAGATCCAATTATAATAGTTCTCCAGCTGGctcctcttcacttcctctgtttGACAGTAATGCTGCTTACCTCATCTTACACAGGTAGAAAACGTccagatgtgcacaagatgcaGGTCTGACTTGCTGTTAAGCTATTAGCTTCAGTCATAATTCCATCCAGATAAGAAAGCAGCAGTGTTCAAGGCTTTGAATGTCCTTTTTATTGAGAAACACCAGGACTCGGGTATtaaggtttatttatttaattgacaAAGGGTTAACTGCTTGTACCATAAACTGTGACGAATGAGTAACTTTGCATGTGAAATCAAGCAGAGTTCCTTCCTTATTTTTTCTGGTGAGGTCACTGACACTCGATAGACTTTTCACTTCGTCTTTGATACTTTCAGTTAGGGCAGACTGTTGCACAGTTCTTAGTTCAGCTACCAcgttttatgatttatttaattttttttgccaGAAGGATTTTGGAGAGAAGTTGAAGAGGCATGACAATGTTAACAACATGCATGGTAAGTTGGGGTTTCAGACATGCCCCCACGTATCAGACATTTGCCCTTGTGTGATTTCACCATCGGGTTATTTTGTTCAAATGTATTTGGTCATTATCTTTTAACCAGCTTTCCTTTGTTAACTTGTCATAAAGCATGATAGTGGTTggtttttcaatttaatttccagcaaaaacaaagaataatttTACTGTAGCCACTTTAGCTACTAGCTCATTGTTATTATCTACTGCTGATGTTTAACAGATAACGCAGAGAGCggattttgttttgtgttgtgttttgtgtttagaAAAGTGTAATTAAGTTAGTAATATGCAGTTAGTCTTTCTCGTTTCAGGTTGGTTCCGAAACCTCTTGAAATCAAGAAGATCGTTGGCATCCCAACATGAAGAAAAACCTAGCAAGACAAATGTATTGACACCAATTTCATATACACCaacatcatcgtcatcatcatcgtctGGACCCAAAAATCTGCCGTCTGCTCTGAGCTCAAACCTGAGATGGAGACTAAAATATGACTTGCTCGTGTGCCACAGTCTCGCTGACGATGACATTGAGGAGGCTAAGGACCTGGTCTCTTTCCTGGAGGCTTCACCCCGCAACCTCAGGTGCTTCCTCTGGCAAAGGGACGTTTGTCCAGGAAGTCCAATTTTCACAGAATTCTGTCAGGCTGTGCAGGAGAGCCACTTGCAGGCTCTGCTCATCACTCCTGACTTCCTGCAGGAAGAGTGGTGCATGTACATGATGCACCAGGCTCTGGCGGAGGGGCCCATGTCCAAGCGACTGATTCCTCTGATACAGAACATATCCCATGATAAGTACCCTCAGGAAATCAAGTTCTTCTTCTACATTAACCTGAGCAGGAACATTGACCAAGGATATAGTCTCATCAACGACACGGTGCTCAAGTGTGAGTAATGGTGCAGCTCCATGCACAAGCTTTCATTCAtgataatatttgttttctttatctgtcAAGCACCAAATGTCCCCTGATGAAACCAGATTCACAAGATCTGGATTTGTATTTGGAACTGCAGCAAATTGCACTCACTCgcaaatatcagttcccttaacatgtctgatttcttaAAAATCCTGGATACTGATCCATGGACAAAATTTCTGGGTAATATGTTGATTAGTTTTTGCACAATACtgttagcaaacaaacaaatgcagatgaaagcaTATATTAAGAATTGTGGTTTATTTAATCTGCAAGAGAAGCAAGCCAATCTAGAGGAGAATCCATGTTTAATACCATCCTCTCATTTTTCGTCTACAGATCTAGAAGACCTGGTTAAAAATGAGAGGACACACGACTCCAATGTGGACAGCTCTCACAACGGACTAAGCTGGGAGGGCAGCTCACAAGGAGACGATCTGATCTCAAACAACAAACCTGCTGAGACTTCACTCTGAAAGTGACGCAGGAAAGAATTGACAGATTTAATGATGGCTGAAATAATCCTCAACAGTCATTTAAGAACTATATGAAGGACAAGAGGCTCAGAGTGGAAGAAAACACTGCTGTTGTTGGCT
It encodes:
- the LOC128439829 gene encoding toll/interleukin-1 receptor domain-containing adapter protein isoform X2 encodes the protein MHGWFRNLLKSRRSLASQHEEKPSKTNVLTPISYTPTSSSSSSSGPKNLPSALSSNLRWRLKYDLLVCHSLADDDIEEAKDLVSFLEASPRNLRCFLWQRDVCPGSPIFTEFCQAVQESHLQALLITPDFLQEEWCMYMMHQALAEGPMSKRLIPLIQNISHDKYPQEIKFFFYINLSRNIDQGYSLINDTVLKYLEDLVKNERTHDSNVDSSHNGLSWEGSSQGDDLISNNKPAETSL
- the LOC128439829 gene encoding toll/interleukin-1 receptor domain-containing adapter protein isoform X1, with product MHVFLVSGWFRNLLKSRRSLASQHEEKPSKTNVLTPISYTPTSSSSSSSGPKNLPSALSSNLRWRLKYDLLVCHSLADDDIEEAKDLVSFLEASPRNLRCFLWQRDVCPGSPIFTEFCQAVQESHLQALLITPDFLQEEWCMYMMHQALAEGPMSKRLIPLIQNISHDKYPQEIKFFFYINLSRNIDQGYSLINDTVLKYLEDLVKNERTHDSNVDSSHNGLSWEGSSQGDDLISNNKPAETSL
- the srpra gene encoding signal recognition particle receptor subunit alpha isoform X1, giving the protein MLDFFTIFSKGGIVLWCFQGAGVSESFAGPVNALIRSVILQERSGNNSYSHEALSLKYKLDNEFELIFVVGFQKILTLTYVDKFIDDVQLHFRDRYKNELEQKGALKLLNNNFEFEDDFTMLLREAEESSKARSHVAMRSFKESEKSQKTVKSMIETKGVDKSKEQGGKKNKNTKKEAAPAADSAKGDKGKVTSSGQKTVENGNQGLTPEEDMQKKREEFFRKRIVGTAEKPISSTKSPKPQKPREKRMRVWDMGGNSTKELDYSKSKGEGSTNGDDQSLETKMDPGMQVSSMEGELPPVDYESSDEGEIEEEDERVVVSGTSKTSSKKGGSFGGMFGMLKGLVGSKSLSSDDMEPVLEKMKEHLITKNVAADIASKLCDSVAKKLEGKVMGTFTTVASTVKQALQDSLVQILQPKRRVDILRDVMDAQSQRRPFVITFCGVNGVGKSTNLAKISFWLIENGFTVLIAACDTFRAGAVEQLRTHERRLNSLHPQEQHGGRPVVQLYEKGYGKDAAGIAMEAIAYARNQVFDVVLVDTAGRMQDNAPLMTALAKLIAVNMPDLVLFVGEALVGNEAVDQLVKFNQALADHSMSDRPRLIDGIVLTKFDTIDDKVGAAISMTYITGQPIVFVGTGQTYSDLRSLNARAVVSALMKA
- the srpra gene encoding signal recognition particle receptor subunit alpha isoform X2; its protein translation is MLDFFTIFSKGGIVLWCFQGAGVSESFAGPVNALIRSVILQERSGNNSYSHEALSLKYKLDNEFELIFVVGFQKILTLTYVDKFIDDVQLHFRDRYKNELEQKGALKLLNNNFEFEDDFTMLLREAEESSKARSHVAMRSFKESEKSQKTVKSMIETKGVDKSKEQGGKKNKNTKKEAPAADSAKGDKGKVTSSGQKTVENGNQGLTPEEDMQKKREEFFRKRIVGTAEKPISSTKSPKPQKPREKRMRVWDMGGNSTKELDYSKSKGEGSTNGDDQSLETKMDPGMQVSSMEGELPPVDYESSDEGEIEEEDERVVVSGTSKTSSKKGGSFGGMFGMLKGLVGSKSLSSDDMEPVLEKMKEHLITKNVAADIASKLCDSVAKKLEGKVMGTFTTVASTVKQALQDSLVQILQPKRRVDILRDVMDAQSQRRPFVITFCGVNGVGKSTNLAKISFWLIENGFTVLIAACDTFRAGAVEQLRTHERRLNSLHPQEQHGGRPVVQLYEKGYGKDAAGIAMEAIAYARNQVFDVVLVDTAGRMQDNAPLMTALAKLIAVNMPDLVLFVGEALVGNEAVDQLVKFNQALADHSMSDRPRLIDGIVLTKFDTIDDKVGAAISMTYITGQPIVFVGTGQTYSDLRSLNARAVVSALMKA